AGATCTCCACGACAACTGAACCGAACTTCGACTGATTCGCCGCCCTCTCCGGCTCCGGACTTCGCTTATCCCCGCGAGTTAGCTCGATTCAAGTCATAATTCGGGGTGCGGCTCTGAATCAGGCCCACGAGTTCTCAATTGTTCAGTTCTGTACTTGAATGTACAATTTAACAATGAAGACCGTCTCATTCACGGATTTCAGGAACAACGCTTCGTCTTATCTGGACCTCGTTGAAAAAGGTGAGGAAGTACAGATACAGAGGCACGGGAAGGTGGTGGCGCGCCTTACACCTCCGGGGCCGCGGAAGGAGCCGGCCTGGCGGAAAC
This genomic stretch from Terriglobia bacterium harbors:
- a CDS encoding type II toxin-antitoxin system Phd/YefM family antitoxin, coding for MKTVSFTDFRNNASSYLDLVEKGEEVQIQRHGKVVARLTPPGPRKEPAWRKPGLKLVTKSPSLSKAVLEDRR